Below is a genomic region from Homo sapiens chromosome X, GRCh38.p14 Primary Assembly.
gtaactTTAACTTAAAGCCAGttctcatttaccattctgaaaattttagggcccttaaaaattatgctaaatctatcCGGGCggagtggctcaggcctgtaatcccagcactttgggagaccaaggcaggtggatcacaaggtcaggagatcgagaccatcctggctaacaccgtgaaaccccgtctctactaaaaaatacaaaaattagccgggcgtggtggtgggcgcctgtagtcccagctacttgggaggctgagccaggagaatggcgtgaacccaggaggcggagcttgcagtgagccgagattgcaccactgcactccagcctgggtgacagggcaagactctgtctcaaaaaaaaaaaaaaaaaaaaagaaaaaagaaatatgtttcataaggctatagctgccatagacaaTGATTCCCCTGATGGATCTGggtaaagtaaaatttaaaaatccagaaacgattcaccattctagatgctattGAGAACATtcatgagctgggcacagtggctcatggctgtaatcccagtactttgggaggctgagattggaggatctcttgaagatggagtttgagaccagcctgggcaatatagggagaccctgtctctacaaaaattaccccccaccccaaaattagccaggtgtgatggtatgcccctatggtcccagctactcaggagactgaggtgggaggattgctttagccatgattgcactccagcctgggcaacagagtgagaccctgtctcaaaaaaaaaaaaaaaagccacagccACCCCAGTCTTCAGCAACCAgtaccctgatcagtcagcagtcaTCCACATCAAGGTAAGACTCTCTACCAGCAAAAAGAATaggactcactgaaggctcagatgatcattagcattttttagcaataaagtattttttttctttttgtggagatgggatcttgctatgtttcctaggctggtctcgaacttctgggcacaagtgatcctgtCAGCTCTTCCTCCGTAAGTTCTggcattgcaggcatgagccattatgcccagccataacaaagtatttttaaattaaagtatgtacatttttttttaaataatgctgttgcacacttaaactacagtataatgtaaacataacttttatatgcactgggaaaccaaaaattaGCATGACTCTATTTGTGATATCCACTTTATTACCATGGTCTGCAACTAgacccacaatatctctgagatATGTCTGTATACAGCCTTAACTATTCACTCATTTGCTTCAGTGTGAAACATGAAATTAATGCAGTGCCTTAGAGACTCccaattatgttttctttcttttagagtcTTAGACTGTGAGTTTAGGGAAGTGAACCAGGAAATGCCAACTATCTTTGCTAAGGACAAAGACCACATACTTTCAGATTGTGAACATGTCAAGGATTAATGTCATAGAGAGGAGTCCCCAGATAGACATACTGGAAGAGAGAGATAAGATCATTGTTGACGTTTGAGTCCTTATACGGGTGTGGCACTGTCTTTAGCACTTTACATGTGTGTTATCTTCTTTCATCTTCAAGTTTGTAAATTCTGTGACcttttttacaaatgagaaaaatgaagtttaACAAGCCTCAAAaaaacttgcctgaggtcacagacAGATCTGATAAGTGGCAGAGCAGATGATTGACAGATCTATGATATTTACCCATTTTACTACttcactcaggaaaaaaaatacccagCCTTACTTTGCATGGCAGTGCAGGACCATAAAAATGACCAGCAAATTGAAACCATGCAAAGCAAACTTAATAATTTGTGGGGAAAATTGTGATTGTCCTGtgacttttcaaactttttgtctgtagtcccagctacttgggaggctgaggcaagaggatcacttaagcccaggagtttgagggtagcccaggcaacatagtgagaccccatctctgaaaacaaaacaaaacaagcttctttgtcaaaacattaaaaactcttTTGCTGTCTGTTATAAATAcataggaaaatgaaagaaaaaaacccaacacaTTTAGAACACTTTTAGTAcactataatttaaaacattagaaacataGACAAAGTGTTTAGTTTCTTCATAAAATATCTTACCAACTGTGAATATACTGGAaactattgaattgtacactttaaatggtgaattgtatggtatgtgaacctcaataaagctgtgaaAAAATAACTTACCAAGAGTACTTTAAACAGTGCTTGCCTTCTTGTTCTTCTAGTATAACTTATAAGCATCTTTTCTATGTCTTGATGTATTGtcatattccttttaaaatttggatCAGCTGCcaacattttattctttgcaCTTTAAATGTTGCAAAATATCTCAGAGTTCCTTCAGTATGAAGTTTTTTTTGGCCAGCATCACTTCCACTGGGAAAGCTTCATCTTTTTATCATAGCCACTTTCCTCATTTATGTTGATAAGTTCATCCTCACCAAGTTCCTCTAGCTGTAGATCTGCAACGTCTTGAATGATGGCAGTGTTAGCATTCCCACAGTCACCTGTTTCTTCTAGAACTCCATGTATGATTGATTCCAATTTCACTTCAAGGGGTaccactttttgtttctttgacgGGGAATTCCCtcttttgattttccatttttgtaaaatgtcacaTGGGTTTATCATTGGGAGACAAAAATGCAACACAACTATATACGTTGCTGTTTGTGTGTGAAATGAATAACAGATTCACAGTGACCAGTCACTGATTGACTTTGGAAGGTATGACATGATTTGTCACTAATCATGATGATCATCTGTCATTTATATTGTGATCTTTGAGCTGAAGAGCTAGCAacaggaggccgggcgtggtggctcatgcctgtaatcccagcactttgggaggccaaggtgggtggatcacttgaggtcaggagttcgagaccagcctggccaacatgatgaaaccctgtctctactaaaaatacaaaaattagccgggcctggtggcacacgcctataatcccagctacttgggaggctgaggcaggagaatcgcttgaacccaggaggtggaggttgcagtgagccgagattgcgccgctgcactccagcctgggcgataaagcaagactccatctcaaaaaaaaaagtttgaaaaggccgggtgcagtggctcatgtctgtaatcctaacacttggtGAGGCagaggccggaggattgcttgagcccaggagtttgagacctgcctgggcaacacagcgagaccccattctccagaaaaggaaaaaaaaaaagatgaaatggtGCAAAGGTAGgattgcctgtgtgtgtgtatgtgtgtgagtgtgtatgtgtatatgtgagtgtgaAGGTGTGTGTTGAGAGTGTgtatgtgcatctgtgtgtgtgtgtttgaaagcATGAATGTGACTGTGTAATATACCCTAAAGGCCTTCTTGTTATTCTGTTTCCTAGCACTGTAGCTCCTCCTGCCCTATCCCTGGCTCTTAAATGCACGACTATAATGTTAAAGTGatgatatatatttgtatttttaattcctaatttgatatcattttaaattggaaaaaaagaaaagtgggatTTCTACAAATACTCCAAAGGAAAATAGTGAAAATCTCCACTTCATACTAGAGATGAACTCATATTTCTAAAAAGGTTTGTGCAAAAGTCCTctcaacagcctgggcaacatagtgagaccctatctctacaaagattaaaaaattggccaggcgtgatggctcacgcctgtaatctcagcactttgggaggccgaggtaagtggattacctgaggtcaggagttcaagaccagcttggccaacatggtgaaaccccatctctactaaaaatacaaaaaaaattaaccaggcatggtggcatgcacctgtaatcccagctgaggcaggagaatcgcttgaacccaggaggcggaggttgcagtgagccgagatcgtgtcactgaactgcagcctgggcaacaggagtgaaactccgtcccccccaaaaaaaaaaaaaatagccagacgtggtggcatgtacctgtagtcccagctactcaggaggatcactggagcccaggaggttgaggccgctagccatgatcatgtcactgccctccagcctgggtgacaggatgagaccctgtctcaaaaaaaaaaaagtcctctcaACCCAAGCATGTCATGAACAAGCTCTACTAGGTATGCAGAACACATAGctattatcattaatttttagGCCCATCTGAGTTTAACTTATCTGAGTTATATTTGCCATAAAAATGTTgatgcattaaataaatatttagtgagtaTGATACTGTGTGCATGATAATGTGTAGCATAGCTCCTGCCTTCCAATAAGGGAGCTAAGTCATACACAGATAACTAAAACATTGAGTAGTCAGAGAGAGATCCCAATAAAATTCAGAGATGGGATCAAAGAATGCCTTTTGGATGAAGTGACATTTGAGTGGAACCATGAGAAATGTGTCTAAAAACATTTTAGAGCACCCACAaccaatcaattttttttttgagacagagtcccactctgttgccccggctggagtgcagtggtgcagtcttggctcactgcaactgctgcctcttgggctcaggtgatcctcctgcctcagcctcccaagtagctgggactacaggtgtgcgccaccacgcccagctaatttttgtatttttttattattatactttaagttctagggtacatgtgcacaacgtgcaggtttgttacatatgtatacatgtgccgtgttggtgtgctgcacccattaactcgtcatttacattaggtatgtctcctaatgctatcaggtttcaccatgttggccaggctggtctcgaactcccgacctcaagtgacccacctgcctcaggctcccaaagtgctgggcttacaggtgtgagccaccgcacctggccaactaaTCAGtcttaattgttttttttctctttttcttttcttttctttttttttctctttgagatggagtcactctgtcacccaggctggagtgcagtggcgcgatcttggctcaccgcaacctccgcctcccgagttcaagcaattctcctgcctgagcctcccgagtagctggaaccacaggcacaagccaccacgcctggctaatttttgtatttttagtagagatgggttttcaccatgttggccaggctggtctacgaactcctgacctcaggtgatccacccgcatcagcctcccaaagttctgggattataggtatgagccaccgcacctggccaacttaATCGTTCTTGTTTTTTCCCTACAGTATCGCAGTTTTTTCGATGAGGCCCCTGCATTTTCTGGCGGCAGAAATAACAGCTGGCGCAAattaaatcttgaaaatattcCCAGGACAATGCTAATGTATGACATAGTTCATTATTCAGAGTCTGGAGTGATCTCAAACCGTCTACGAAATGAAATGAAGTTTCTGTTACAGAGACCAGTAACGCAAGAGATCCATAAGCACCAGCTACGGATTGTTTCTGAAATTAGGTAAAACAGATTCTTCACTGGGGTTACAATACTAGGGGCATATCTGAAAATGTTCACATTCTGCCAGATAGCTCACTAAAGATAAGAGGATATATGGGGAAAATAGGGTTGGGGCAGATTGCTCAAAACGTATGCAATTTTGTAAACAGAGCACTAACAAAAAGGACAATTGGTACTTGGGGAGTTAACTTGTACCACCAGACAGGCAGCTCAGTGTAGCTGGAGGCTgccacagaaaatataaaaaaatgaacaaccatAGAGTGGAGATGCTGGCAACTCTTTCATTAGAGCAGTTAGTGGGCATGGAGACAGTGCACATGGAAGTGGGACCCCAGGCCAGCgtagttgccttttttttttttgagacggagtctcactctgttgcccaggctggagtgcaatggcgcaatctaggctcactgcaacctctgcctcccgggttcaagcgattctcctgcctcagcctcctgagtagctgggattacaggtgcccaccaccatgcccggctaatttttgtatttttagtagagaatgagtttcaccatattggccaggctggtctcaaactcctgaccttgtgatccggccacctcagcctcccaaagtgctgggattacaagtgtgagccaccatgcccggccgcatGGTTGCCTTTTAAGTGGACATGAGAGGCAGTGCGATCTGCCGAGAACCAGGAGCCATCCAAGGCTGGAGTGGGGGTAGGGGAGGAGTAGGGTGGAGGGCAGTGAGGgtgagttgggggtggggtgtgcCTCTCTGGGAAGACAGCACTTGATGCAGgtgctcatttttgttttcatgaatACAGTCAAAAGGGCTCCCCTTGCCCATGCAGCACAGAACTGagggctttttccttttttgctgaAGGTTATAATTCTATTCTTGCTACTCTGGCTCCCCTTGCCTGAGATAAATTGCATATAAATTAGAGTGACGTCATTCCCCTTTTTACCAATAGTATGTGAGCCAGTTCACATTGTAGAAATGGATGTTGTAGCAAAATAGATGTATTATGATCTGAAACAACATGGACAGAATATAACAACTCCAATtatattccttttctctttccattaCTAAGCCTCACTTAGCCCATCTTATTTACAAATTAAGCTgctttcttaaaagaagaaagagataataATATGTAAGAGGACCTACTGGTAATCTATTTTCACACTCttataattgaaatgaaaaatactcCCTTTGTACATGAAGAAGACACTGATGACCCACTGTCAAGCAAACATGCTGGGGATTTTTTTTCAGGAGTAGAGATGAGTGATTCTGACCCAATAACATAATTTAACCCATATATTTTATGATCAAGGCTATACATTTGCCAGACAGATGGCCTGGTTTAGGGCACAGTCTGTCATGAAATAGATTTTCTCTAACTCATCCATATGAGCACTGAATATAGAATTTAACCCTATTACCACCAAGGTCAAATAAATGATGTAATTTTCTCTGCCACCATATATAATCCTGATCTCCCTGCTATTTGGATTTATCCTACTGAGTATCCAAGAATAAGTAATTTAAGAGCCAAATAATTAGCCAAATTATTAATcaattgaagagaaaaaatactttcataaAGCCATCTTTGAATGCAGTTGTAGTTTAGCATCTCCCAGAAGCAAACCCTGAGACAGAGATTTAGGAGGTGATCCCAGGAACAACTGAAGGGAGAGGGTAAAAAAGTGGAAGGCAGCCAAAACAGTGTGTGTTAGCAAGCAAGTTACCACTGTGGGTAACTGGAGCTTAATCTCCCCCGGGAATGTCAGAGTCAATGTAGAACATGCAACTCAGAATTATCCCACAGGGGGCAGGGGAATTACAGTATTGATACATCAACACCCATCAGTCATTGGTTAAGGGTTGCTTAGGAAGGGACATATTAATTCTCGGGCACTTTTGACCTCCCCTGCACATgggcttgcttttcttttcttttttttcttttctttttttttttttttgagaccgagtttcactcttgtcacccaggctggagtacaatggcacaatctcggctccccacaacctccaccttcctggttcaagcgattctcctgcctcagccttcctgagtagctgggattacaggcatgtgccaccacgcctggctaattttgtatttttaatagagacagggtttctccatgctggtcaggctggtctcgaactccagacctcaggtgatccacccgccttggcctcccaaagtgctgggattacaggtgtaagccaccgtgctggcaggcttttcttttcaaagaaaattttcaaactgAGTGATGCAGATGCTGGCATTGAAAGTTGAGTCTATGTTCCTTATAATGGTAAGGACAAGGGGATTATGGACATAGCATCTGATCCCAGCACTGATTAAAAACAGCTTGTTTTTCCAACCAttatgaaatgtaattttttttttttttgagctggagtctcgctctgttgcccaggctggagtgcagtggcacaatcttggctcactgcaaagtccgcctcctgggttcaagcaattctcctgcctcagcctcccgagtagctgggattacaggcacccgccaccacacccagctaatttttgtatttttttttagtagagacggtttcaccatgttggccaggctggtctggaactcctgacctcaggtgatccgcttgcctcggcctcccaaagtgctgagattacgggcatgagccactgcgcctggacgaAATGTAATACTTTTTTGTGTTAGTATATGGtgtaaaaaaataagattcaaaTGGCTACTACACAGTATTTTCTAggaaagctaattttaaattgataacaggttttataatttttatcatctTTGCTGTCAATATCATCACCTGTACACCTTCATAAGTGCCAGATAAAGAACTGTGCTATGTAAACTCAAGCAGAAATGATAACTTTAACCTAAAAGCTTACATGAAATGCTGCTCCAATGTTGCTAAGGTCTGTGATATATTTGCTAGAGAAAGCTTTAATGAAATTTGGAACTTgctttgcatttatattttattctgtgtgatttttctgtttttaatacaAACATTTTCTAGGGGTCCATACTTAACTGTCCAACCTCTATATCGGCCCTACAAACAGCAAAATCAAGTTAAATTTCTGGGTCGTCGATCCAAGCAAGCtcaaatgaaagttgaaaaaatgagaaaagtttatttggctaaagaaaaaaatacttctgagGTGACTGTAAGTTTAACTTGTACTGAATTCATTGTTTTGGACAATATTCAAACTGTCTGTAAAGTAGCTGTACTTACGTAAATGAAATTTTCCTAATCTAAAGTTCAAGGCTGAAACACATTTGACACATTTATCATAGGTAGTATAAAGTGAATTTCATCttggtaacattttttaaaaaattcttaatattgGTGGCAATTCTGATAAAAACCAGCTGTTTTGGCTCCATATCAGCATGAGTtggcaaaaaaattattttctctgtatgTTGACACTGTTGATTCAGCACATCTCTGATGGTGGTTTTTTCAAAATGGAAGTCATTTCTATCTAAACTTATTAAGAACTATGCTTTATAAAGTCTGCCTCAGTATACTTTTACATCATAGGAATTTACAACAGACATGTATTCATGTTATtactttgtaatttaaaaaatcgcTGTGAATATTTTGAGATGAGGATAAATATAgtcaaacattaaaatataaagtagtAAAAACCAAATATATAACACTTCCTACTTTTATTGATAATTCTGCCTAGGAACCAAAAACGGGCCCATCAGGTACAAAGGATAACTATCATCTCCACTCCATCTTTTGACATTGTGAAAACTAAGGAATCTATGTCAGAGTGtcagctggaaaaagaaaaaaggactcaTTTTCCTGGTATCAAAACTTGGCAGCTGGTGATTCTCCATCATGATAATGAACAGTTAATTGACAGAAAACCAAAGTTGTTTAACAATCTGCTTGTCTGTCTATAAATAATGAGTATGtgtaataaaggaaaataacataGAATAAGTCCTGAGTATGCTCTCTTAACTAAATGTGTGACATATTTTAAGCCTTTTTGAATTGCCATAGGAACAAATTCTTTTACTGACAGAATTTTAATCTAAACAAATTTTTTCTATTAGATGCCCTTGAACTAGCAGTATACAGTTTTGTTTAAGAGATTAGTCCCTGGGACTTTTATTCGATTTtgattttccttcatttaaacAAATATCTGAACAGGCCATACTTAGCATAAATATTAGAATTCACAGAATGAAAGGCTCCTTTTGAGTCAGCTTCTAGTGtcttttttaaagttgaaattcATTTTTACAGAACAGCTTGTGAATGACCTATTCTGaatgataataaaagtaataatggaTTTATTGCTACAGGAGGCATGACATGGCATAACTAATCACTATTGAGCATTGGAAGCACCTGAGACAGAATGTTGCGTCTGCTTTAatctattttggatatttttcaaGTATGAAGTCTATTTGGAGTAATATTTAtcaatttcattttcaattgATAAATTGTCATTCCTAATATGGTAtaaattattgatttcttttGTGATCCAGGCTGTTGGATTATATCAAACTTTACACAGAGGCTATGATAATTAAACTGCAATAATTTATTGAACTTTAAAgatccaatttttaattttacttaacatTTAAAACGTGTAGGTTGATTGCTGATCTAATTCAGGCATGGCAACCTATAAAAGGATCTCATTCTCTGCTAAAATATTCTCTTACATGATGAAGAATATTGGAGTAAATGTGTATGATTCTCACTggaatatatttaacataaatgtTCACTCTTTGATATTAATGCATTGTCATTTGATATTCAAAAATGGAATGATAAGCCCCTTGTTTTCAGAGCTTGTACTGGACACTGGTTGAATGGAAAAACAGCTATTTGTCCTCATGAGTCACACATGTTTTCATGCATTAATTTGGGATGTAGTCTCTCATCTGATCAAATGCATATCAGACTCTATCTATAGTGTGTGTAATAACAAAGGAAGATTTTAGGTAGCAAGATGGAGGGAAAAGACAAAGGAAGGACATACTCTTTATGTTTCAGGATTCCCATTTCTCATATTTCATTAGCTATAACTTTGTCTCATCGTAACACCTAGCTccaagagaggctgggaaatgtatttttgtttgggGCATTTATGTACCCAACTAAAATTCTGTTGTCATAAAAGAAATGGTAGTGGATATTAAGGCACAACTAGCTTCTGCTCCCAGAGATCATGTCTTCTATCAATTCTTTTAACTCACATTAAATAATATAACCAC
It encodes:
- the CXorf58 gene encoding uncharacterized protein CXorf58 isoform X2 — encoded protein: MGERKFHRIIMEDERIFPKSKVTDIMDVVTMQDYVQYRSFFDEAPAFSGGRNNSWRKLNLENIPRTMLMYDIVHYSESGVISNRLRNEMKFLLQRPVTQEIHKHQLRIVSEIRGPYLTVQPLYRPYKQQNQVKFLGRRSKQAQMKVEKMRKVYLAKEKNTSEVTEPKTGPSGTKDNYHLHSIF